A stretch of Heterodontus francisci isolate sHetFra1 chromosome 44, sHetFra1.hap1, whole genome shotgun sequence DNA encodes these proteins:
- the LOC137356088 gene encoding uncharacterized protein produces MASPQSRFMAALTALLLLLLALAGAEEGPGSQGNVERKEGGTAISGPKERDLDSETGKRRQGQESDDGRRGEPSARGPTSPLPQRRAHGESWTLSNEGGSGATERRYPTDLKGDTIEQLKDLMAEDYEESEGGPEPRCTRDDRTEGGPDVLPSCQGREAGGFEGKKRLIGEEEGTGGSFPESHSPHRLLEEAGPIEEPPVASVPRYPVVTVLGGTAEGSACRFPFLFRGKEYTECTEDGSEDGRLWCAVADDYEQDKQLGLL; encoded by the exons ATGGCCTCTCCTCAAAGTCGCTTCATGGCTGCTCTAACTgcgctgttgttgctgctgctggccCTGGCTGGAGCTGAGGAAGGCCCAG GATCACAGGGAAATGtggagaggaaagagggaggaaCAGCGATCTCAGGGCCGAAG GAACGTGATTTGGATTCTGAAACTGGGAAGAGGCGACAGGGGCAGGAATCGGACGATGGGCGACGGGGTGAGCCGTCGGCCAGAGGCCCCACGAGTCCCCTCCCACAACGCCGTGCCCATGGGGAATCCTGGACTCTGAGCAACGAGGGCGGGAGTGGGGCTACGGAGCGCCGGTATCCGACTGACCTGAAGGGCGACACGATCGAGCAACTGAAGGACCTGATGGCTGAGGATTACGAGGAGTCAGAGGGTGGGCCGGAGCCGAGGTGCACGCGGGACGACCGGACGGAGGGAGGCCCTGACGTGTTGCCCAGCTGCCAGGGACGAGAGG CCGGAGGTTTTGAGGGCAAGAAACGTTTGattggagaagag GAAGGAACTGGAGGCTCCTTCCCGGAATCCCATTCCCCCCATCGGCTACTGGAGGAGGCTGGTCCAATCGAAGAGCCCCCTGTGGCCAGCGTCCCTCGTTACCCAG TGGTCACTGTGCTGGGAGGCACGGCGGAGGGCTCGGCCTGCAGATTTCCCTTCCTATTCCGGGGCAAGGAGTACACGGAATGCACGGAGGACGGGAGCGAGGATGGCAGGCTGTGGTGTGCGGTCGCGGACGACTACGAGCAGGACAAACAATTGGGGCTTCTGTGA
- the gng3 gene encoding guanine nucleotide-binding protein G(I)/G(S)/G(O) subunit gamma-3, which translates to MPKGDTPVNSTMSIAQARKLVEQLKIEASMYRIKVSKAAADLMAYCDAHACEDPLISPVPTSENPFREKKFFCALL; encoded by the exons ATGCCTAAAGGAGATACGCCTGTAAACAGCACAATGAGCATAGCGCAGGCCAGGAAACTAGTGGAGCAGTTGAAAATCGAGGCCAGCATGTATCGGATAAAG GTTTCAAAGGCTGCAGCTGACCTGATGGCTTACTGTGATGCCCATGCCTGCGAGGACCCTCTCATCAGCCCTGTGCCCACCTCGGAGAACCCATTCCGGGAGAAGAAGTTCTTCTGCGCCCTTTTATAA